The sequence tagactctctctctctctctctctctctctgagtgtttttattttattttgacaaaaCTTAAAACACCATTCTTTAGAATATGTATTTTAAGTTCTCCAATTagatttaattatgtaatttattgACCAATGCAACACATTCATGTGGCTTGTTGGCTATTGCATGTACAGTTACAGCTCTCAATGCCATGTGATTGAATTTACCCTTTAATTTTTACATAACTAATTCTAATTGAAGCAATAGTAGTTAGACAAATACATCAGAGCAGTATTAGCAtggcaaaattttccaaaattttcactAGGGATCTATGATATGTACATATACACTGACAAAGCTAATACGATCAACATGGAAAAAGCAAGAATGAAGGTTCTATATGCATCTTTCGGTTGACAAAGCTAACCTGACTTAATTTACTGTGACACCAAACTAGTTGGTCCGTTGCTATCCTAGACATGTTTAAGACCCTTGACACTAATTTCATATCTACTTGAGAGAAGAAGTAATGATGATCTATGCCATCTTCTTGATGCTTTTGCAACCTCTTTAATATGCAGTTTCCACTCCTGAAAATGTCTTTAAGCTTCTTCTCTTTCTGAAATACCAAAATAATGTGcattagaaatttagaaaagACAATGAGCATATATGGTTAAGCTAAAAGAACAAGAAATTAGGAGTTTATATATGAAATGTAGAGAAGCTAACCTTTTGAACATCAGTTCTAAGCTCCATCAAAAGCACAGAATCTGAAGGGTTTTGGAGTTCTACATGTGCCTCCTTTCGACATGTTAGAATCGTGGTACATGCATCTTTATCAGCATGAATGAATTTCCAAATGGTTCTCATTGATCCTTCCAAGTTCTCTATCAACTTGTCAATCGTAATTGCACCAtcatctctcccttttttttctttccctttgtccGCTGCAAGTTTGTACTGATTTAATTTTGCTACCAAATCAAGAATTAACTTAAAAGTGCCCATCAAATGGGACTATCTAAGATGAGGAACATGCAAAAAGTTACTAAATCATGTATTAGTCAGTCATAATAAACACAacttataaaagttaaaagagtCTCAAGAATTCTCACCTCTTATTACTGGTACTTGAAGAAAGTTACGATTAACACATCGATTCTTGACATAATTTTCAACCCTTGGCCCTTGAAAAGGTTCATTTTCAATAAATCTTTGCAAGAGCACTTGAAACTGTTGAAATTCACCTGCAACTTCATTATAAGGAAGTAGTCCATAGGGGTCAGATTCCCATAACTCCAAGGCCTTCTCATATTGCCAGTGAAGGATTTCCCAGGAAAGGCATAACTGACCAACATAAACCACTTCCAAATCACTATGCAATTCTGTAATGAACTTCGTCATTGGGTCAAGTTCAGACTTTTTGCGTTTGCTTAGCCAGAAGCTCTGTGAAAGAATGGATTTGATTGCTGGAGCCGAGGATTTGTGGCTTGAAAACGATTGAAGTGGGTCCTTCGACTCCAAAAAACCTGTAAAATCATCGTGAGACACATGAGATGTTGTGCATCCTCCacattagactttttttttgatagtctAATCCACATTAGACTTAAAATAATAGTCTTGATAATAGGACAACTATGCATTAGCATATCCCAAAATTCACTTTACCTAAATAGCTATAATTTATGCAGCACACATTTTAGCTTTACCAAACTCCTCTTGTCTTTTAGTACTAGTTTATTCACAAAAAGAAATCAGCTATAAGAAATTTTGGTGGAGCATTACCATCAGTGATAGACTTACAGGACaagaagaaattcaaatttcagCAGAAGTCATTCCAGAATAAGATAAGTATTTCAAATGAAATGGTGGTGCTAATTGAAATTTCTGGCCCGCCAAATAACACTTAAGGACCATGAATGTGAAACTTTAACTAACCATTATTTTTGGACTCAAGCATAAAAGGCACATGGGGTAGCTTAGTATGCATACCCAGGTAGAATGTTTTGGCACATAGACAATAACTAAACAACTTAACAAGAAAGAGATTACACATCATATGACACTCATTTCAAAGTAGACAATTTCAAGTTTTGCAACTTCTGGAAGGATTCTTGAAGTAGTTCCTTTACACGGTTGTACAAGTacgtaagaaaaaaaaaattcttacttgaaaaaaggaaaagaaaaaaatgtccaagaaaataagagaaatataGTTGACAACATAAATCTCTCCCAACTTTCTACTTTTATGTAATCGTAATTACTCTAAGGCTTGGTTGGGATCTAATTAGGTTCACGCTTCTTCCATGCCCAACTAACCAGATTTAGTGGGTCCTTGtctcttactctttttttttttaaagaattgtCTCTAACTTAATAATCTAATAGAGTTAGGTTGAATTAATGATATCATTTACTTGAATGTTATTAATTGTACATAATTATAGATGGGCTCATCAACAAACATgatatgaaaatttttgcttaaaaaaaaaaaaaaaacacaaaaagaaatttaaaaattaaatagcaagAACTGGTAACAAGTAACTGACCTATTGCATACATCTTCTGGTAATTCAAGATATCGAATTTCCGCATACGTTCTCTGTAACTTTTGTAGAACTTGTGAAGCTCACTCATTCGATCACCATATTGGAACTTCTCATCAATCTTCCAAGGCTTCAAATCTTCAATTATTTTTGGACACTCAGATTCCTCAAGAATGGTGGGTAGGCCTGTGGCTCTGACCTTTTTCAGCTCCATCTTCAGCTGCTCTATCAAATCTTGATGTTCCCACAATGTTTCCAATCCATTTGAATCCTCAGCATCCCACTCCGATGAATTCTTTGAATTGGGTTTTCCATCCACTGATTTTTCATCTTTGCCAACAAATTCTTCATCTTTGGAATTGCCGGTATCATGAGAAACATCCTCACCACGCTTTTCTGAGTTTAGAGTATCTGAATTCTTCATATCAGATTCTTCTAGTTTTCGAAGCTCTTCCAGAATATCACTATCTTCTCCATCAAAATCTTCTGGCTCATACCCGGAATTCAAGTCCAAGTCTTCCACATTGCCACCATCACTTGTGCCCTCAAAATCTTTTTCTGACAAAAATCCATCACTGCTCAAATCAACTAATTGATCCATAACTGAGCTTGAAACAATAGAATCCAAATCAAAATCTGAAGCCATGAAGTCCTTTTCTGAAAGAAAATCATGTTCACCAGAAACATTTTCTTCACCTGAGGAATTATTCTGAGACTCCCCCAATTGTTCTTTCTCATAATGAGCATCCTTAGAAGAAGTCGTAGCCTCTAGCCACTCTGACTCCTCAGAATTCTCAGAAATTTCATCATGAACAGCTTCTTCTACTGAATTTTGTTGAATAGAAAGAGAATCTCCTTCTGACAAAAATGAACGACCGTGAGTCGCGTTATTTCCAATCAAAGTATCATCCGAAATAGCATAAAATTCTTTGACTGTAAAGCTTGAAGCTTCCGTTTCCTCCAAGACGTGGCTAAAACTCTTGCCAGACAAAAACTCGTACTTATTGGTGCTTGTGGAGGGACTGGTGTTATCTAAGCTGAAAGAGTCGCCACCATTCCCTTTATTGCTTCTGCTGATTTCTTCATAAGTAGGAAACCTAAATTTGAACTCAAACTTAGGCGTTTCTGACTCTATTTCATCGAATTCATCGTGCCGTCCTTCCATTCttccaaaattttcagaatATTCTACCTTAAACTCTGCCTCTGGTTCAGTATGATTTGAATCAGTTTCATTGTTTTCTTGGGAACCAATGCTAGAACAATCGGATTTTCCCCTTCCGAAACCAGCATACTCTGTATCCCCtcgtttaaaattttcagaataTGCTACTTCAATAGGATTGAAACAAATTTGATTCTtttcttggaaaatattttcatttttgttgtatctgaaaagaaaatagaaatctGAATTagtcaattaaaaaatataaagaaaaaaaaaattaattgcagTCAAAAATGGTAGTTGAATACCTGAGGAACACTCTGTTTACGAAACCGAACAGAGTAAGCCAGAGTCTTGAAACAGAGGCCAAGAAAAACCCCGCAAAGAGAACCATCTTTAGGTAGAAAACCCCTTTGGTAGAACCCATATTCAATAAATTGAAGTGGGTTTTAGGCAAAAATTTGTTAAGGATCGCCATAAAATAAATCCATCATAGTCTTTATTGAGTTTGAAGCAAATAGAGAGCAGAAAACAGAGTAAGTCATGGAAACTCTGATTTctactttgaaattttcaagTTAAAAAGGGACCTTTTAcctgttaaaacttaaaaccaCAAATTGAGCACAAAAACATCAGTTTTGCATGGATATCCGACTTAAAAGGAGGTTGAAATCTGACCTAATTAGAGAGATTTAAAAGGGATTTGAAAGCAAAAACTGAGGACAGAAAAGAACCTGTCAGCAACTGCTAGGGTTGAACTAATCTTTTGGGTTGCTTAGAGCCTTGGTTTTCTGAGGACCGTTATGTGATACTCTAACACCTACAGAAAACTTCATcaagttggagagagagagagagagagagagagagagaagagggtACAATTGAAAGTTTACGTCTTTATTTTCTAGggaagtttgaaaattttgaagtctAGGAAAGTTTTATATTAATAAGCTGATTACTTAAAAGTATTTATTAGTTGAGAGAAGAAAAGTGTTTGGGGGGAATGTGGAAAGGAGGCCGAACTTACACGAGCCAGTTGTAATATCGGCAGGTCGGTGGGGAAATATCCATGGCCATGAATCTTGTATtgaaatagtaataaaattagataataagaaaaataaaaatagttttttgagcagaaaaaataaaaatagttggtacaacaaaaagggaaaaaaaggaaaaatagaataataagtaataacctTCCAAAATTTTGCTATttaccaaaaagagaaaaagaacttTAAGTTCCTTAAGGTATAAGGAAATTAACGATAAAGATCTCCTAAAATGGTACctaattacaaatttataatttttttgtataaaatcGAGTAAATTGGGCAACGGCTTGAGATTTCATCAGGCaaagtaaattgcaaattttattgCTTGACCAAGACTTAAGTTAGCCCACAAAAAGATAGTAACTTATTAAggataaaagaaatatttctttATACCTCTAATGTTTAATTAACATAAAGCTCATGGAaggaatattatttattttatttctaataaaacTTTCAATTCCTATTTAGTTTCCTTGTACCTTGAAGGAGttaaatgtatttttctttaaaaaaatgctatgatcacaatattttcataatatttttacaataaattctaaatagGATATTATTACTCACTATTGCgtagataaaaaagtaattttagtagtgaattcaaattaaaaccgaTAACAATTTAGTACCtaagatttattaaaaaagttttgtgaaaatgagataaaaaaagCTAAAGAAAGATATTTAAGAATTCTGCGCCCCTAAATTCTCATTGTAATTGAATTTCCTAGCATGGAAAGGAAAACCTGCTGGACACTCCCAACCCAAGTACAACTTCACTCGTTTTAGACCAACCCATTATCCAAGCAAGATGAGGAAGGGGTATGAAGTTTCCAATCAACGCGGAGACTAGTGAAAgtggtttttccttttctctctcctcaatttctattttgctttcaaaaagtgaaaaaatatataataatattctttttagttaAAAAACTGATATTTGGTAATtgatttttctcttattttttgttttcaaaaacaattttttatttttgagattaaaaatcttgtttggcgatctaaaataaacagaaaataaaaactgttcttaaaactcaaattataaaggaaattgaaaacatataaaatattattttcagtttctaattttcaaaagtcaatgaaaacatgCATTTAATCTAATGAATtcatctcatttaatgagttagcattagagttcaaattctaGTTGTATGGGTAAGGACCCAAGATCGTATATTGGGTTTTGAACTTTATCCGAGGATATAGATAGGTCCAAGGAGAAGCAAATAATTATTAGATATTCTCAGTTCAGGTCCCATAAGTAGGGAACAAATGAAAGGTTGACAAAGGAGTAGCCCCTCCTCGGATTTGATGAATATAGTTCAAAGTATGTAATCCAGCAATTAGAGTAATCTTCCAAGAAACTCCAATAATAGGGACATGtctcatgaacatacgagaaggaagAAGACctagaaatatctaagggaaagttgCAACCATCGCATTAAATACActgcaactacttttctggTCGCATTTATGTTGAAAAGACATCTGAAaagtgctaccttggctaccacaactcacagagaactaaagagggtgtctgataggacaggtactcaagtaaatGCTTGGATAATTAACAGGTGTAGGATAATGATGGTCCGGAGGaggatatataatgtgaaggaCTCTTTATGAAGTGGGGGATGGGAAAAAGAGATTGAGAATACTATAACAATCTCAATTGTCTCTGTATCCAACtgcaatcaatatatatataattgtgaccTCCTCGGACTAAAAGTCCATTGATATCAATACTTCTTATCTGTGCTTGATTGTTATTTAATTCAATACTAGTCGTTGTTCAAATCATTAGGGcatagttctttgacccattttctacaaatttattgtattgggctcattgggccgATATCCCATATACTTTGGGCTTGGACCACAAATCGGGACTCTACACtagtaataacatattttaatattttctatttttttcttaaaaaacttaatttaatttttttaaaatttcaactaatcaaacatgtttttttatttatttcagaagtacaaaaaaattgttttttctttatattttcaaaaacaagtttttgaaaatagaaaataataagtattatagaaaataataagtattaccaaacataacctaattATCTccaagtaaaaattttcaattttatgaaATACTTTCTTTTCCTCATATTTGTGGAGCTTAAAATTAAAAGtgatagttttcttttttgtgcgCCACATACATTGGATAGGAGTTGAGATGAAGCACATAATTAAATTGACCTCTCAactaatatacatatatatatatatatatatatatttggcacAATATTAAGTCAAATGAGAGttaaaatttgcaaaatgaGTTTGGCACcagtttttgtgattttgagcTGCCTAattctatacttttttttacaccaaatttatgtttatgaaagtttgaaaaaaaaatacaagaaaatttcttatttcaaagaataaaagataaggtaaaaaaagagagttaaatactttttttttctctctaaagaaaaatttatgatttttttaaatttttttatatataaaatagaaattctactctagtatAATCTAAGTATATAGTGTGAGGCTCCTTCCTGGAAACTTGAACCTCAACTCTTATCTCCACACattccacaagcacttatacttgtgcaATGACCATCTCACCAAGGGTATgcagtgataaaaaaatttatgcactACTTTCTAATATTcgaatcaaaataataaattatttgatttcaCTTGCTCAAACCAGATTTTTAAATGTCTACCTTTACTTAATTGATTTATTAGattaattttattctataagTAATCTCATCAACATATGTAAACACTAACAAGATACTATCAACGTTGATGAGGGGGCATGTTCTCATTATAATTTGTCCAAAACTATTTAAAAGTGAAATATTTCAGGACTTATAGTAGATGTGATTAGAGTTGAGAATAGCAACGTGTAAAATGCTAGTGTAGGGTTCAAAACTCCACGAATTATGTCCTTCCAAGATATAAAAAagacattattatatatgtataatttttttctgaatattatatgtataaatTGAGAGCATTATTATTATACTTCTAAATgaagtaaataatatatatatatataaatatatatatgaatatgatgGTTGGTAGGTCTTGTAAAATCAATACATGCCCATTTTATATAATACAAAAcacccaaagaaaaagaaagataggtTCATCCGAAATTACAACTCACATAAAGCTAAAGAGTCAGCTGATGTGGATGTTTACATTAATCTTATTGCTATACGATTATGTTCAGGAAAGGGTCTTCTTCCCtatttctttcttatattttctcccttcttaaaatatttttttatcgaTAGGTTATATTTGTATTGTTGTTGAAAACATCATTACATAAATacagtaatttatttttttagccaaaatattGGGCTTGAATTGTCATCCAATTCAGACATCATAAAATAGAAGTTAGGATTGTCACACACATCTCATGCGAGCTAGTCTCACCTTCTGTAGAGTACAAAACTAGTGAGATTCATGGACTTATAACATGTTGAAGGCTATCGTGTTCCGAATTACAATAAGATGAAAGCAACGCTCAAAGTGTGAAATCAAAGTGTGTGTTATTAGCTACCTTGAAATTCCAGTGGCCACACCGTGTGCAAAATTGAGAAAGCCTTTGGCCTTTTTCTCCTTGTGCTTAATTGAAAAATACTTGAACTCTGTTTAATCATCTTGTGATCTAAAAGAGATAGTTTGATCAGGACAATGTATCTTGTGTATCAAGTTTATGCAATCacaatatacttttttttttggttagagaGGTTCTTTGAAACTACATAAAATGCTTTCTAATAAGGTTCAATGCATCAAAACCTCAATAAGGTTCCTCCTTTGAGTGCCAGATGTTCTGGTTTGTGTGGACGAGGAGTATGTGGAGTAAATTCGTTTAGGAAGATTTCAGAGATTCTGGTGCTTTGCCATAAGAAGGCAAGCATGTGTTTGTAGAGGTCACAATAAGGAGTCTAGTTTGACAATTAGAACTATTTTTTCTATTGGATTGGGTTCTCAGAGTGGATTTTCATTGAAAAAGTTCTTCTTTTCCACTTCGTTATTAAATTTTGTCTACTACTTTTTTTATATTGCTTCTAGATTTGATATTTCATAATTATGGTTGAATTGTTTATCTGTGTGGATTAATTCATCATTTATGTGTAATTGATCAATAAATTGTATGACCCTATTGTGTAAACCACGTAGAGgtttaaactaaaaatttcaacattTCATGCTctaatttataattgttttttaaaaaaggctCTATATATAgtcttaaaagtttttttttttttttttttttaaatggtcatAATCAATGCATAAGACTCCATAGATTTCACTGATTATGctgttaaaattttatgattgggtactttgtgtttgttttatcttttgCATGCATCATTCTCGTAAAGTTATCTTTTTTTAtgtgataatttgataattgaaaGAAGgagaatttgaattctaaaagtCTCTGTTAGAAACATCAAGAGGTATCAATTGAAAGTCTCTCTTGGCCTcataaagttatttttattgaaactttTAATTGGTTAGTTGTATTTTATTCTCGTACCAAAACATGTTAATAAAATCCTCGTATAAAAAAAACGAATATGTATAAATGCATTACTTGGACAACCATAATTTTTTAAGCCGTaaatatgaaacaaaaaaatagtcaGAAATCTCAACCTAATATTAATGGAAGGAGGAAAAAATGGGTGACAATAAAGCACACACTAGAaggtttatactttataactTTGACCTAATAAGATCATTCCATGCCGGCCTTTTTTGGCTGAATTGAATGGTTGTGGCCAACATATATAGCCAGTCATTTTCAGGCCAGATTGACTTCCGAAAAAGCATGGCTTATGATGTTCAAGTAAAccttttattttgttcaagCATTCACACGAAGGAAAAAacttttatcattaaaatatgCATTATTAGAATAATTTTCATTGATGAAAACTCGTGCGTGCATGCGTGAACGACTTTCTCATATTGAAATCTGTTGAATGTGACAGaatcccatttttttttatccagcTTCTTATTAGcattaaaacataaattatgTTTGAATTGGTTGAGCACAAAGTTTTTTGAGTGCTTatgttaattaagaaattggaaattttaatacttttttatgctaaaaattGGAATTCTTAAATTTGAACTGAAAAAGTGAATGAACCTTTACGATGCTTAGATTTATATATCAATGGTCCCTTCGGGGACATCTGataaaattggggaaaaaaaaagaagaagaagaagaagaagaagtctatatatatgtatcaGTGCGAAAGCATAATAAAGAGGCTCATTTTCTTACAGTTGAACTTGAAAAGGCTATCTTCAAGAATCACGAATATGTATGAAAGCTAACAATACAAAGACGTGCCCAAATTGTGCAAGTGTTCCTGAATTCATATTGCATATTTTAcgagtaataaaataaaatcttatataagcacctaaaataattatttttcttagtaatgataggaatgcaaaacttttcacaatttttgacaacttttaaatatgaattctaATATATCATTTAAACCGTTCTGAAAAAGATGGTATTCTTagactctctctcctcttcttcttcttcttcttcttttttttttttttttttttttttttttttttttttttttaagaagtacAAGAAATGCAAATGTGAAACTACATGTTTCCTAAGAGCATTCCTATTAAGGATGCTAAAAATACCCACTATATCAAAGAtttcaaatgttaaaaattttgacacacAGTTGCAGTGAGCTATTATCAATAACAGCTCACTGTAGCATAAatgttaaatcaaaatttttattttattttttattcccaacagtcactttttctctttctgttttatttttctcttcttttttctctctcctctctcactttcctcttctctctttcttgtagCTTCCGTTTCTCTCTATTTCACGATTTGAGCTCCTCCCCTCCAAGATTTGTCAGTCGGGAACTTCAAAGCCCAAATGCCACTAGACATGAAATCCACTTCGCCTTCGGAGTGTTGCCATCGATATGGAGGTAGAGCTTGACGGCAgggtgatttgattttgtgggtCTGGGTTCTATGGTTTGATTTCATAAGTCTAGGTTCTGTGTTTTGATTTCAGCGAGGTAATTTGATTTTGTGACTTGGTAGGTTTGTGGGTCTCTGACTAGCGTGGGCATTGACGTTGAGGGGAGATCGGCGTGGGTCATTGGTTAAAAGTTCTATGTGGGTCATCAAGTTGATCGGCGTGGGTCTATAATCGGTGTGGTGGTTGTTGGAATTGTGGTAGCTAGTGGTTGGCGGCGGGTAGGATTGttgggttgagaaagagagagagacaaagaggaagagagagacagTGAGACCAAGAGGgagaaaggataaaaaaataaataaaaataataaagaaataatatttaaatgaaatgtaaaaaaaaaaaaaaaatagaagttttgatataAGGTATGTTGTAAAGTGATGTGCTAAATATTATAAAGTTAGTTTTTtagatgctaaatgctaaaatttttacaatttttgata is a genomic window of Quercus lobata isolate SW786 chromosome 2, ValleyOak3.0 Primary Assembly, whole genome shotgun sequence containing:
- the LOC115976862 gene encoding uncharacterized protein LOC115976862 isoform X2, with product MAILNKFLPKTHFNLLNMGSTKGVFYLKMVLFAGFFLASVSRLWLTLFGFVNRVFLRYNKNENIFQEKNQICFNPIEVAYSENFKRGDTEYAGFGRGKSDCSSIGSQENNETDSNHTEPEAEFKVEYSENFGRMEGRHDEFDEIESETPKFEFKFRFPTYEEISRSNKGNGGDSFSLDNTSPSTSTNKYEFLSGKSFSHVLEETEASSFTVKEFYAISDDTLIGNNATHGRSFLSEGDSLSIQQNSVEEAVHDEISENSEESEWLEATTSSKDAHYEKEQLGESQNNSSGEENVSGEHDFLSEKDFMASDFDLDSIVSSSVMDQLVDLSSDGFLSEKDFEGTSDGGNVEDLDLNSGYEPEDFDGEDSDILEELRKLEESDMKNSDTLNSEKRGEDVSHDTGNSKDEEFVGKDEKSVDGKPNSKNSSEWDAEDSNGLETLWEHQDLIEQLKMELKKVRATGLPTILEESECPKIIEDLKPWKIDEKFQYGDRMSELHKFYKSYRERMRKFDILNYQKMYAIGFLESKDPLQSFSSHKSSAPAIKSILSQSFWLSKRKKSELDPMTKFITELHSDLEVVYVGQLCLSWEILHWQYEKALELWESDPYGLLPYNEVAGEFQQFQVLLQRFIENEPFQGPRVENYVKNRCVNRNFLQVPVIRADKGKEKKGRDDGAITIDKLIENLEGSMRTIWKFIHADKDACTTILTCRKEAHVELQNPSDSVLLMELRTDVQKKEKKLKDIFRSGNCILKRLQKHQEDGIDHHYFFSQVDMKLVSRVLNMSRIATDQLVWCHSKLSQVSFVNRKMHIEPSFLLFPC
- the LOC115976862 gene encoding uncharacterized protein LOC115976862 isoform X1, whose product is MAILNKFLPKTHFNLLNMGSTKGVFYLKMVLFAGFFLASVSRLWLTLFGFVNRVFLRYNKNENIFQEKNQICFNPIEVAYSENFKRGDTEYAGFGRGKSDCSSIGSQENNETDSNHTEPEAEFKVEYSENFGRMEGRHDEFDEIESETPKFEFKFRFPTYEEISRSNKGNGGDSFSLDNTSPSTSTNKYEFLSGKSFSHVLEETEASSFTVKEFYAISDDTLIGNNATHGRSFLSEGDSLSIQQNSVEEAVHDEISENSEESEWLEATTSSKDAHYEKEQLGESQNNSSGEENVSGEHDFLSEKDFMASDFDLDSIVSSSVMDQLVDLSSDGFLSEKDFEGTSDGGNVEDLDLNSGYEPEDFDGEDSDILEELRKLEESDMKNSDTLNSEKRGEDVSHDTGNSKDEEFVGKDEKSVDGKPNSKNSSEWDAEDSNGLETLWEHQDLIEQLKMELKKVRATGLPTILEESECPKIIEDLKPWKIDEKFQYGDRMSELHKFYKSYRERMRKFDILNYQKMYAIGFLESKDPLQSFSSHKSSAPAIKSILSQSFWLSKRKKSELDPMTKFITELHSDLEVVYVGQLCLSWEILHWQYEKALELWESDPYGLLPYNEVAGEFQQFQVLLQRFIENEPFQGPRVENYVKNRCVNRNFLQVPVIRAKLNQYKLAADKGKEKKGRDDGAITIDKLIENLEGSMRTIWKFIHADKDACTTILTCRKEAHVELQNPSDSVLLMELRTDVQKKEKKLKDIFRSGNCILKRLQKHQEDGIDHHYFFSQVDMKLVSRVLNMSRIATDQLVWCHSKLSQVSFVNRKMHIEPSFLLFPC